In Paenibacillus guangzhouensis, a single window of DNA contains:
- a CDS encoding response regulator, with translation MYNLILVDDEEDVREGLMQEIDWESHGFHVVERAENGKEAMELIEKVMPDIVVTDIHMPFMNGLQLAEWVRKAYPSMKIIILTGYDEFEYAQKAIKLQIDEYVLKPFSASDLIEALLKVKEQMDKELCERQNLNALQEKYQKSLPVLRSVFLSSLITRSYMEAEIHEKGIQYDMELICGPYLVSVIQMDHNRFTQGDAFLLQFAMLNIAEEIVQHHNLGYVFIHHNHVVVLSMLQDADEHGLSQTTMEVMEEIRLNVHKFLKFTVTIGVGSIQYTVTELHASYPDAIQALNYRLLLGNDRVIWIQDVETRRHNPLILDEMKEQALIRCIKVGMAEEAQEMIQLLFHHFVEESAYSIQDFQIYCTEILMAIIRVAKDMEVPLESLFGSNQLPIAEITSCPSVHEARQWMTAVCLRLMEQIAVGRQTSYKKLVEEAKAYMKAHFAESDMSIQRICQHLHISAGYFSNIFKKEAKTTFVNHLLDLRMEAAKEMLRTTDMKAFEIAEQVGYSDANYFSFCFRKKFGLSPKDYRNGART, from the coding sequence ATGTACAATCTGATACTCGTAGATGATGAAGAGGATGTTCGAGAAGGACTAATGCAAGAGATCGACTGGGAATCGCACGGCTTCCACGTGGTAGAACGAGCGGAGAATGGGAAAGAAGCGATGGAGCTGATTGAGAAGGTGATGCCCGATATTGTCGTGACGGATATTCATATGCCGTTCATGAATGGCCTCCAATTGGCGGAATGGGTTCGGAAGGCATATCCATCCATGAAGATCATCATCCTCACGGGATATGACGAATTTGAATACGCTCAGAAGGCAATCAAGCTACAGATTGATGAATATGTGTTGAAGCCGTTCTCCGCTTCGGATTTGATCGAGGCGTTGCTCAAGGTCAAGGAACAGATGGACAAAGAATTATGCGAAAGACAGAATCTAAATGCATTGCAAGAAAAGTACCAGAAAAGCTTGCCCGTATTGCGGAGTGTATTCCTCTCGTCCTTGATCACGCGTTCTTATATGGAAGCTGAGATTCATGAGAAGGGTATCCAGTATGATATGGAGCTGATATGCGGCCCGTATCTGGTCTCGGTCATTCAAATGGATCACAATCGCTTCACGCAAGGTGATGCCTTTCTACTGCAGTTCGCTATGCTCAATATTGCTGAGGAGATCGTTCAGCATCATAACCTCGGTTATGTGTTCATCCATCACAATCATGTCGTGGTTCTCTCGATGCTGCAGGACGCGGACGAACATGGCCTAAGCCAGACTACGATGGAAGTGATGGAAGAGATTCGATTGAACGTACATAAATTTTTGAAATTCACGGTCACCATCGGTGTAGGATCGATCCAGTACACCGTGACGGAGCTGCACGCATCTTATCCTGACGCTATCCAAGCGCTGAATTATCGATTACTGCTCGGTAATGATCGGGTGATCTGGATACAGGATGTGGAGACAAGACGGCACAATCCATTAATTCTGGATGAGATGAAGGAGCAGGCGCTCATTCGGTGCATCAAAGTTGGGATGGCAGAGGAAGCGCAGGAAATGATTCAGCTCCTTTTTCATCATTTCGTGGAGGAGTCCGCCTACTCGATTCAGGACTTTCAGATCTATTGCACGGAAATCTTAATGGCGATCATTCGGGTGGCAAAGGATATGGAAGTTCCACTGGAGTCTTTATTCGGCAGCAATCAATTGCCGATCGCCGAAATCACTTCATGCCCTAGCGTGCACGAAGCTAGGCAATGGATGACTGCCGTCTGCCTGCGATTAATGGAGCAGATTGCGGTAGGCCGACAGACCAGCTATAAGAAACTAGTGGAAGAAGCAAAAGCCTATATGAAGGCTCACTTTGCCGAGAGTGACATGTCGATACAACGAATCTGTCAGCATTTACATATTAGCGCAGGGTATTTCAGCAACATTTTCAAGAAAGAAGCCAAAACGACCTTTGTCAACCATCTATTGGATCTTCGGATGGAAGCCGCGAAGGAAATGTTGCGGACGACAGATATGAAAGCGTTTGAAATTGCGGAGCAAGTCGGATATAGCGATGCGAACTATTTCAGCTTCTGCTTCCGTAAGAAATTCGGCCTCTCGCCGAAAGATTACCGCAACGGTGCCCGAACATGA
- a CDS encoding SRPBCC family protein, which produces MREIGVDQNVDNIEDRQIVLNRSFNAPRDLVWEVWTKPEHLVHWWGPTGFHITVQEYELRTGGVWRFVMHGPGGVDFPNQIVFREIVRPERLVYASSDGEEDSLGQFQTTVTFEEVGDTTAITMQMLFKSAEERNYVVKTYGAIEGGNQTLDRLAAHLASF; this is translated from the coding sequence ATGCGTGAGATCGGTGTGGATCAGAACGTAGATAATATTGAGGATCGTCAAATCGTGTTGAACCGGTCGTTCAACGCGCCGCGCGATCTGGTCTGGGAAGTATGGACGAAGCCAGAGCATCTCGTGCATTGGTGGGGGCCGACTGGATTTCATATTACGGTACAGGAGTACGAATTACGGACTGGAGGCGTGTGGAGGTTCGTGATGCACGGACCGGGTGGCGTTGACTTTCCAAATCAAATTGTGTTCCGTGAGATTGTGAGACCGGAACGCCTTGTGTATGCATCGAGTGATGGCGAGGAGGATAGTCTGGGACAATTTCAGACAACGGTGACTTTTGAAGAAGTAGGTGACACCACGGCGATCACGATGCAGATGCTCTTCAAGTCCGCGGAAGAACGGAATTATGTTGTCAAGACGTACGGCGCAATTGAAGGCGGGAACCAGACATTAGACCGGCTAGCTGCTCACTTGGCTTCATTCTAA
- a CDS encoding ArsR/SmtB family transcription factor — MKASIFSALAEPSRFQIVELLQSGSLTVGEISERLAIRQPQASKHLRVLLDAGIVEVIADANRRIYKLRQEPFQEIDEWLASYRQLWEDRFDRLDAYLQVLQHNKKPQSDETSST; from the coding sequence ATGAAAGCAAGCATATTCAGTGCTCTAGCTGAACCGAGCCGATTTCAAATCGTCGAACTGCTGCAATCTGGTTCTCTGACCGTAGGAGAGATCAGCGAACGCCTAGCGATTCGACAGCCACAAGCCTCGAAGCATCTACGCGTACTTCTGGATGCCGGGATCGTAGAGGTGATTGCAGATGCCAATCGTAGAATATACAAGCTGCGTCAAGAACCATTTCAGGAAATCGACGAATGGCTGGCATCTTATCGACAATTGTGGGAGGATCGATTTGACCGGTTAGATGCATATTTGCAAGTGCTGCAGCACAACAAGAAGCCTCAATCCGATGAAACATCATCTACATAA
- a CDS encoding flavin-containing monooxygenase → MMEEIDILVIGGGQAGLAAGYYLKHTAKSFLIISKERRIGNVWRHRYDSLVLFTPRWFSALPGRRLEGDPNGFATKNEIADYMERYAESMSLPVQLNTEILGISKMGESFHIRTAAVEYIAKQVIIATGPFQKPFLPEIACQVPQSIFQTHTAAYTNPSILQEGPVLVVGAGNSGAQIAVELSKDRQVYLSANHALKFFPLQFLGQSIFWWFDRLGLLHSARDSKIGAFIRRQGDPIFGMELKRGIREGRIHLQPRTTGFHQDAVTFIDGSQVIVRNIIWATGFRSDYSYMHLPGALNDEGMPRHRRGVSPVTGLFYVGLPWQHERGSALIGGVGEDAKYIVKVMNAL, encoded by the coding sequence ATGATGGAAGAAATTGATATTCTGGTCATCGGTGGGGGTCAAGCGGGGTTAGCGGCAGGATATTATTTGAAACATACTGCGAAATCCTTTCTTATCATCAGTAAGGAGCGCCGAATCGGCAATGTCTGGCGACATCGGTATGATTCCTTGGTTCTGTTCACGCCGAGATGGTTCAGCGCCTTGCCTGGACGAAGGCTGGAGGGCGATCCGAATGGATTCGCGACGAAGAATGAAATTGCAGATTATATGGAACGGTATGCGGAATCCATGAGCTTGCCAGTACAGCTCAATACAGAGATTCTTGGAATATCAAAGATGGGGGAATCGTTCCATATCCGCACGGCTGCGGTAGAATACATCGCGAAACAAGTGATCATAGCGACGGGACCGTTCCAGAAGCCGTTCCTTCCCGAGATCGCTTGTCAGGTGCCGCAATCAATATTCCAGACGCACACAGCGGCTTACACGAATCCATCGATCTTGCAGGAAGGACCCGTTCTAGTCGTCGGAGCTGGGAACTCTGGAGCGCAAATTGCAGTCGAATTGTCCAAAGATAGGCAAGTATATTTATCGGCGAATCATGCGTTGAAGTTTTTTCCGCTGCAATTTCTTGGTCAGAGCATCTTCTGGTGGTTCGATCGACTAGGGCTCTTGCATTCTGCGCGTGACAGCAAGATCGGAGCCTTCATTCGCAGACAAGGCGATCCGATCTTCGGCATGGAACTGAAGCGGGGCATACGGGAAGGTCGAATTCACTTGCAGCCGAGAACGACGGGGTTCCATCAGGATGCCGTCACCTTCATAGATGGTAGTCAAGTCATTGTACGTAATATCATCTGGGCGACAGGGTTCCGATCCGACTATAGCTATATGCATCTTCCAGGTGCGTTGAATGATGAGGGAATGCCCAGACATCGACGTGGCGTCTCGCCAGTAACCGGGTTATTTTACGTGGGACTGCCGTGGCAGCATGAGAGAGGTTCAGCGCTTATCGGCGGCGTGGGGGAAGATGCTAAGTATATTGTTAAAGTCATGAATGCGCTCTAA
- a CDS encoding APC family permease: protein MLSIIKRLLIGRPLKSTELGEQKINKTKALAILSSDALSSVAYGPEQILLVLVTISTAAFWYSIPIGIGVLILLTALILSYRQIIFAYPHGGGAYVVSKENLGMYPGLVAGGSLLVDYILTVAVSVSAGTDAITSAFPSLHEHNVGIAILFVVFITILNLRGVTESASILAYPVYLFVLALFILSGVGIYKILTGQISPELHTSLGTPVAGISLFLLLRAFASGSSALTGVEAISNAIPNFKDPAPNNAAKTLIAMGTLLALLFSGIIFLAYYYGIAPKEEVTVVSQIAEMTFGRNFMYFFIQGTTALILILAANTGYSAFPLLAVNLAKDKFIPRMFTMRGDRLGYSNGIIFLAVMSIILIVAFEGKTEQLIPLYAVGVFIPFTLSQTGMLLKWLREKPKGWVTKFIINTTGATISLVVTLVFFITKFSQIWSVLIFLPLIIALFHQIRKHYDAVGEQLRITDCEPAPPIEGNVIIVPVAGITHAVENSLNYAKSLKPYQLIAVHVPFEREGEQIFEEKWNKWQPDVRLVTLHSPYRSIINPLTKFIDTVQRKASESNYQVTVIIPQFIPKKGWHNFLHNQSSLLIRAHLLFRRNVIITTVPYHLKK from the coding sequence ATGTTATCCATTATCAAACGATTATTAATTGGTAGACCACTGAAGTCAACGGAGTTAGGAGAGCAGAAAATCAACAAGACCAAAGCATTAGCTATCTTATCTTCTGATGCGTTATCTTCCGTTGCCTATGGACCTGAGCAAATATTGCTCGTTCTGGTTACCATCAGCACTGCAGCTTTCTGGTACTCCATCCCCATTGGTATTGGCGTATTAATTCTATTGACAGCACTTATCTTATCCTATCGGCAAATAATATTCGCTTATCCGCATGGTGGCGGAGCTTACGTCGTATCCAAAGAAAATTTGGGTATGTACCCGGGCTTGGTCGCAGGCGGATCTCTTCTTGTTGATTATATTCTGACCGTGGCCGTGAGTGTATCGGCTGGGACCGATGCGATTACGTCTGCTTTTCCAAGTCTGCACGAACATAACGTAGGCATTGCGATCCTATTCGTCGTATTTATTACGATCTTGAACTTACGAGGCGTCACAGAATCGGCGTCGATCCTGGCTTATCCGGTGTATCTGTTCGTCCTTGCCTTATTCATCCTATCGGGTGTAGGGATTTACAAAATTCTAACCGGTCAAATATCGCCTGAGCTGCATACATCGCTCGGAACACCCGTGGCTGGAATCAGCTTGTTCCTGCTCTTAAGAGCATTCGCATCAGGTAGTTCTGCGTTAACAGGGGTAGAGGCGATCTCGAACGCGATACCTAACTTCAAGGATCCGGCGCCGAATAACGCAGCAAAGACATTAATTGCGATGGGAACGCTGCTCGCGTTATTATTCTCGGGCATTATTTTCTTGGCTTATTATTACGGCATTGCTCCGAAAGAAGAGGTTACGGTTGTCTCCCAGATTGCTGAGATGACCTTCGGACGGAACTTTATGTACTTCTTCATTCAAGGCACGACGGCGCTTATCTTGATTCTTGCCGCCAATACCGGATATTCCGCATTCCCGCTGCTTGCTGTGAATCTGGCGAAAGATAAGTTCATTCCAAGAATGTTCACGATGCGCGGCGATCGCTTAGGATATTCGAATGGGATTATTTTCTTGGCCGTCATGTCCATCATCTTGATTGTAGCCTTCGAAGGGAAGACGGAGCAGCTAATTCCGCTCTATGCTGTCGGGGTGTTCATTCCGTTCACACTATCTCAGACCGGGATGCTGTTGAAATGGCTTCGTGAGAAGCCGAAGGGTTGGGTAACGAAGTTCATCATTAATACGACCGGCGCAACGATCAGTTTAGTCGTTACTTTAGTATTCTTCATTACGAAGTTCTCGCAAATATGGTCCGTACTCATCTTCTTGCCGTTAATCATTGCGCTCTTCCATCAAATTCGTAAGCACTATGATGCAGTTGGCGAGCAGCTGCGCATTACGGATTGTGAGCCTGCGCCACCGATCGAGGGGAATGTCATCATTGTTCCAGTAGCCGGCATCACCCATGCCGTTGAGAACTCGCTGAACTATGCGAAATCGTTGAAACCGTATCAACTGATCGCGGTTCATGTGCCTTTTGAGCGGGAAGGCGAACAAATCTTCGAGGAGAAGTGGAATAAATGGCAGCCGGATGTCAGACTTGTCACGTTGCATTCACCCTATCGCAGTATCATTAATCCGTTAACGAAATTTATTGATACCGTTCAACGGAAAGCGAGCGAATCGAATTATCAAGTGACCGTCATTATCCCACAGTTCATTCCGAAGAAGGGTTGGCATAATTTTCTTCACAATCAGTCGAGCTTGCTGATCCGTGCCCATTTGCTCTTCCGACGCAATGTGATCATTACGACGGTACCTTATCATTTGAAGAAATAA